Proteins from a single region of Psilocybe cubensis strain MGC-MH-2018 chromosome 3, whole genome shotgun sequence:
- a CDS encoding KNR4/SMI1-like protein 2 (KNR4/SMI1 homolog 2) — MGWLSSLFSNDSSQRSRKSQAFTSTHDAFSLPTSSPVFNPHPDAFNPDTLVSPSPLSARTPTAYTYPPQGTIGYGYAPPSSAFGPRPASSSLLPTHMDQLHTPLTSSQGYPPLSKTWARIRSWLNREYPELGDTLNYGILPQELAEIEMQFGFALPSVVRESYLCVDGQEAESAAGCSEGLFFGLTLLPLESVLEEWRFWREVDNDPSTGANDALRQSMQSIPPDWIRREYSQRGWIPLVADKAGNYLGIDLNPAEQGQVGQVIVFGRDFDTKVVLWNGDGLTGWAKWLAAFAEELESGEGFEIGATDASEGSEDEVGYESYFYDGHGRGQGDGGGDTGSGGGLRYTGEYRGWNVLEAWADRSLRRWHEAGVISADIMAPVAEDDDRQELDIVELSMQGPGAVEVAIPVLTETSEAIPRPTPEALGHHSGQAGPSNRTEPVPTISVTKPPAPLPVTLPTASDIAPLPSPPNSAHSSLEDLESGRINGLHGYSEDVGLVSSTRRVGKSKSPIRRETSETTGSALPLSSSPPLLPSTPPKTASPPPIIPDLLADLSPELSTQSFKPLSEVYSEELSKASEMKLDAAEVTPEEEKELDTTIRLVGGGGQSGIVNQNSIVSSPVEEVVEPVPDSDVVSVNSVTSPEVEAKKGEKKHKKNKSSLANLKRLSHLGNKKKSDSTTNLNELVSP; from the exons ATGGGCTGGCTTTCCTCTTTGTTCTCAAACGACTCCTCCCAGCGCTCCCGGAAGAGCCAGGCTTTCACCTCCACCCACGATGCCTTTTCTCTACCCACCTCTTCCCCCGTATTCAACCCTCACCCAGACGCTTTCAATCCAGACACCCTAGTCTCCCCCTCGCCCCTCTCTGCGCGCACACCCACCGCGTATACGTATCCACCCCAGGGCACAATAGGCTATGGATATGCACCTCCTTC CTCCGCCTTTGGTCCCCGACCCGCATCGTCATCTTTGCTGCCCACACATATGGACCAACTGCATACCCCTCTTACTTCAAGTCAGGGATACCCACCCTTGTCTAAAACCTGGGCACGCATCCGCTCCTGGCTGAACAGGGAGTACCCCGAGCTTGGGGACACGCTAAACTACGGCATCCTGCCTCAGGAACTGGCGGAAATCGAAATGCAGTTCGGCTTCGCGCTGCCTTCCGTCGTGCGCGAGTCGTATCTCTGTGTAGATGGCCAGGAGGCCGAATCAGCGGCTGGATGCTCAGAGGGGCTGTTCTTCGGATTGACACTTTTGCCTTTGGAGAGCGTGTTGGAGGAGTGGAGATTTTGGCGAGAAGTAGACAATGATCCCAGCACAGGTGCAAACGATGCACTGCGCCAATCCATGCAGTCAATACCCCCCGACTGGATACGCAGAGAATATTCGCAACGCGGTTGGATCCCCCTCGTTGCCGATAAAGCAGGTAATTATCTCGGCATCGACCTCAATCCTGCCGAGCAAGGCCAAGTCGGTCAGGTCATTGTGTTCGGACGGGATTTCGATACCAAGGTCGTTCTCTGGAATGGCGATGGTCTTACTGGATGGGCGAAATGGCTAGCAGCATTTGCAGAAGAACTTGAGAGTGGTGAAGGATTTGAGATCGGGGCAACAGATGCCAGTGAAGGAAGTGAGGATGAAGTGGGCtatgaaagctatttttACGATGGTCATGGTCGGGGACAAGGAGACGGAGGTGGAGATACTGGTTCTGGGGGTGGTCTACGTTACACCGGTGAATATCGTGGTTGGAACGTGTTGGAAGCATGGGCGGATCGGAGTCTGCGAAGATGGCATGAAGCCGGTGTCATCTCAGCGGATATAATGGCGCCTGTCGCAGAGGAC GATGATAGACAAGAGCTAGACATAGTCGAGCTCAGTATGCAAGGGCCTGGTGCCGTTGAAGTCGCTATCCCTGTCCTCACAGAGACTTCTGAGGCAATTCCCCGTCCTACACCTGAAGCTCTCGGTCATCATTCTGGCCAAGCAGGCCCTTCTAATCGTACAGAACCGGTCCCAACTATCTCAGTTACTAAACCTCCTGCACCCCTACCTGTTACTCTTCCAACTGCTTCAGACATCGCACCACTACCCTCACCTCCTAATTCTGCCCATTCTTCCCTAGAAGATTTAGAGTCGGGACGTATCAACGGACTACACGGTTATTCAGAAGATGTCGGCCTAGTAAGCTCTACAAGAAGAGTGGGCAAATCAAAATCCCCTATTCGACGCGAAACATCAGAAACTACTGGTTCTGCTCTTCCTTtgtcatcatcaccaccacttCTGCCATCTACACCTCCTAAAACGGCTTCCCCACCACCAATTATCCCTGATCTTCTCGCTGACCTAAGTCCTGAACTATCAACACAATCTTTTAAACCATTGTCAGAAGTTTATTCAGAAGAACTGTCGAAGGCATCAGAAATGAAGTTGGATGCTGCTGAAGTCACAccggaggaggagaaagaacTGGACACCACGATCAGATTAGTTGGCGGAGGAGGACAGTCTGGAATTGTCAACCAAAATTCTATCGTCTCTTCTCCTGTGGAGGAAGTGGTAGAGCCTGTTCCTGACAGTGATGTAGTCTCCGTAAACTCGGTCACCTCGCCTGAAGTCGAGGCtaagaagggagaaaagaaacacaaaaaGAACAAGAGCAGTCTAGCTAATCTCAAACGATTAAGCCACCTTGGGAACAAGAAGAAATCCGATTCAACAACCAACTTGAACGAACTAGTTTCTCCCTAA
- a CDS encoding Putative aldehyde dehydrogenase-like protein C21C3, protein MDTLISLMNHPYLTMKLGLNAESKRNIDAIYPITLFFAFGIYLVYERYQQTHNSPVPFECKFPEPADPTWDSLQIQNPHLESHLEHPEIMPPMHVPERRWITSFDPSNGLHIGTFLADNAAEINAKIVRAENAQKKWKNTTFQQRRRVVRSLLKWLVDNQDTCARVACRDTGKTLIDAALGEILTTCSKMEWIIENGERALRPETRRTNLMLSYKKSQVIYEPLGVVAAIVSWNYPLHNAWSPILAAIFAGNGVVLKCSEHVVWSTTWFVAAITDCLKACGHDGDLIQVVCCYPEQADALTQSPTIKHITFIGSETVGRKVAVAATKHLTPVTLELGGKDPAVILPKTDLNKWASIWLRGVYQNMGQNCIGIERLIVHVDQYDELFEIFSQRVNKMRLGSVMSTVQAGYVNTVEGGAMINGDRFRGIEKLIKDANEGNAYVIGGSEYKHPLLEHGYYFEPTVVGPVDVTMDIANQELFAPIALLMPYETVEEAIEIANGTRYGLGASVFGPDQEDCLKVAKQLECGMVSINDFGGPEGLRSLTNPKAIITDRWPSLVQTSIPKVLDYPLRSLRSSWEFSAGLVRFLYGYGWRTRIAGLFTVIGAARQ, encoded by the exons ATGGATACCCTTATCTCTCTTATGAACCATCCTTACCTGACCATGAAGTTGGGTCTGAATGCCGAATCGAAACGAAACATTGACGCGATTTATCCTATAACTCTATTCTTTGCCTTTGGCATTTATCTTGTCTACGAACGCTATCAACAAACACATAACAGCCCTGTACCATTCGAATGCAAGTTTCCAGAG CCTGCCGATCCTACTTGGGACTCTCTGCAAATCCAGAACCCGCATCTAGAGAGTCACCTCGAGCACCCTGAAATCATGCCTCCCATGCATGTCCCCGAGCGCCGCTGGATTACGTCCTTTGACCCATCCAACGGACTGCACATCGGCACATTCCTTGCGGACAACGCAGCTGAAATAAATGCCAAGATCGTACGCGCAGAGAACGCGCAAAAGAAGTGGAAAAACACGACTTTCCAGCAGCGCCGGCGCGTCGTTCGAAGCTTGCTTAAGTGGCTTGTCGATAATCAGGATACATGTGCGCGTGTGGCTTGTCGCGATACCGGTAAAACAT TGATCGATGCTGCGTTGGGTGAAATCCTAACGACGTGCTCGAAGATGGAATGGATTATTGAAAATGGGGAAAGGGCTTTACGACCGGAAACAAGAAGGACTAACTTGATGCTGTCATATAAAAAATCTCAAGTCATTTATGAACCTCTGGGAGTGGTCGCAGCCATTGTATCTTGGAACTACC CATTGCACAATGCATGGTCTCCTATTTTGGCTGCCATCTTTGCGGGCAATGGTGTTGTACTCAAGTGCTCTGAACATGTCGTGTGGTCTACAACCTGGTTTGTAGCAGCTATCACAGACTGCCTCAAAGCTTGCGGACATGATGGCGATCTTATTCAAGTTGTTTGCTGCTACCCCGAACAAGCCGACGCCCTTACGCAGTCCCCAACAATCAAACACATCACATTTATCGGTTCTGAAACTGTTGGAAGAAAG GTTGCAGTGGCTGCCACCAAGCACCTAACTCCAGTTACCCTCGAACTCGGTGGAAAGGACCCAGCTGTCATCTTACCTAAAACTGATCTCAACAAATGGGCAAGCATATGGCTGCGTGGTGTCTA TCAGAACATGGGTCAGAACTGCATCGGTATCGAGCGGCTCATTGTGCACGTAGACCAATACGATGAGCTATTCGAAATTTTCTCCCAACGCGTCAACAAAATGCGTCTCGGCTCCGTCATGTCGACTGTCCAGGCTGGCTATGTGAACACAGTGGAAGGCGGTGCAATGATTAACGGCGACAGATTCCGGGGCATTGAAAAACTCATCAAAGATGCGAATGAAGGAAATGCCTATGTTATTGGTGGTTCAGAGTACAAACACCCTCTCCTTGAGCATGGCTATTACTTTGAGCCTACGGTGGTTGGTCCTGTGGATGTGACCATGGACATAGCCAACCAGGAAT TGTTTGCCCCGATCGCACTTCTGATGCCTTATGAAACGGTAGAGGAAGCCATTGAAATTGCAAACGGAACTCGCTATGGCCTTGGTGCTAGTGTATTTGGCCCTGACCAGGAAGACTGTCTGAAAGTTGCCAAACAACTAGAATGCGGAATGGTGTCCATCAACGACTTCG GTGGACCCGAAGGACTGCGCTCATTGACAAATCCCAAGGCGATCATCACTGACCGATGGCCATCTCTGGTGCAAACGAGCATTCCAAAAGTTCTCGATTATCCTCTTCGATCGTTGCGTTCCAGCTG GGAATTCTCTGCTGGTCTAGTCCGCTTCCTGTACGGCTATGGGTGGCGCACCAGGATTGCTGGCCTTTTTACTGTTATTGGCGCTGCCCGACAGTAG